From a single Apium graveolens cultivar Ventura chromosome 2, ASM990537v1, whole genome shotgun sequence genomic region:
- the LOC141703870 gene encoding putative mitochondrial protein AtMg00310, with protein sequence MKDIGDSKYLGLPSLIGRSKKRVFRYLKEKIIKKIEGWSTRPLSRAGKLVMLKNVLQAIPAYAMSCFLLPKSICEEIQRVLNGFWWQNNSASNKGIRWLSWQKMCMLKNSGGLGFRDIKGFNIALLSKQCWKLVTEPESLMARVLKAKYYPNNHFLQAGRKGGDSYTWSGIWEAKEEMKKGLGWIVGDGKSIKIAEDRWLRLKDDFCVDKHRVIGDINHLTVSDFFLENTRTW encoded by the coding sequence ATGAAGGATATAGGTGATAGTAAATACTTGGGCCTCCCTTCCTTAATTGGTCGATCAAAGAAGAGAGTGTTTCGGTATCTCAAGGAGAAGATCATAAAGAAAATAGAGGGTTGGAGCACGAGGCCGCTATCAAGGGCTGGTAAATTAGTTATGTTAAAGAATGTTTTACAAGCTATCCCTGCATATGCTATGTCCTGCTTCCTTCTACCAAAATCGATTTGTGAAGAAATTCAAAGAGTGTTGAATGGTTTCTGGTGGCAAAACAATTCTGCGAGTAACAAAGGTATTAGATGGTTAAGTTGGCAGAAAATGTGTATGCTGAAGAATAGTGGCGGGCTAGGGTTCAGGGACATCAAGGGTTTTAATATAGCCTTGTTAAGCAAACAATGTTGGAAGTTAGTGACCGAGCCAGAGTCTTTGATGGCCAGAGTTTTAAAAGCAAAATACTATCCAAACAACCACTTTTTACAAGCTGGTAGAAAGGGAGGAGATAGCTATACGTGGTCTGGTATCTGGGAAGCCAAGGAGGAGATGAAAAAGGGTCTGGGGTGGATCGTGGGTGATGGTAAATCTATAAAAATTGCTGAAGACAGGTGGTTGAGGTTAAAGGACGATTTCTGTGTGGATAAACATCGGGTTATTGGTGATATCAATCACTTAACTGTAAGTGATTTCTTTCTGGAGAACACGAGAACTTGGTAA
- the LOC141708805 gene encoding uncharacterized protein LOC141708805 produces the protein MVLIEETLAPSEVKKSGVLKSGDEAAESKATTAADYASDGFETASETDVIFTNNDTLNNDDEHINRNDIQSAQDESDDHHYHDSLTDHQLAQKALEDANDAKLQGNNLFRSGQYDDALLKYDLALQLVVEVPSSEELRSACYLNRATCFLKMGKYEESIKECTKALELNPSYKKALLRRAEAHEKLEHFEEAVSDMKKLIEMEPSNIEVKRSAVRLEQLATEKREKMKEEMIGKLKDVGNTILGKFGMSVDNFKAVQDPKTGSYSLSYQP, from the exons atGGTGTTAATCGAAGAAACATTAGCACCTAGTGAAGTAAAAAAATCCGGGGTATTGAAATCCGGCGACGAGGCGGCGGAGAGTAAAGCTACAACGGCGGCGGACTACGCCTCCGACGGATTCGAAACAGCAAGTGAAACCGATGTTATATTTACTAACAATGATACTCTCAATAACGATGATGAACATATCAATCGCAATGACATTCAATCTGCACAAGATGAATCAGATGATCATCACTATCATGATTCTCTCACTGATCATCAACTCGCACAG AAAGCTTTAGAAGATGCAAATGATGCAAAGTTACAAGGGAATAATCTATTTAGAAGTGGACAGTATGATGATGCACTTTTGAAGTACGACCTTGCTTTACAACTTGTGGTTGAGGTGCCCTCATCAGAGGAACTCCGTTCAGCATGTTATTTGAACCGTGCCACATGTTTCTTAAAGATG GGAAAATATGAGGAATCAATCAAGGAATGCACAAAGGCTTTAGAGCTAAATCCTTCATACAAAAAAGCATTGCTTAGAAGAGCCGAAGCTCATGAAAAATTAGAACACTTTGAAGAAGCTGTTTCTG ATATGAAAAAACTAATTGAGATGGAACCTTCCAACATAGAGGTTAAGAGATCCGCTGTTCGTTTAGAGCAATTGGCTACAGAAAAGCGTGAGAAGATGAAGGAAGAAATGATTG GTAAGTTGAAGGACGTGGGAAACACTATACTGGGGAAATTTGGGATGAGCGTTGATAACTTTAAAGCTGTCCAAGATCCAAAGACGGGTTCCTATTCTCTCTCATACCAGCCTTAG